In Oryza sativa Japonica Group chromosome 8, ASM3414082v1, the sequence CGATTCTTCCATGGCTCCAGCAGCGGTGACCAAGGAACTTGCAGATCTGGTGGCCAGTTGTTTCTTTTTCCAGTAAAAGTCCTGCATTTGGTGATCTGTTAGAGCATAGCTCTGACCGTGAGAGCTAGCAGGTAAGTAGAAAAAGAAGAGTACTTTGTCCAGATCTGAAGGGAATCAAAATTTCtaactctctcctttcctctgtGCGCGTCAGATTGCCAAGCCCCCACAATCTTTGCCACGATTTTCTGCAGCAAGGTGAGAACACAAtcgcagttttttttttacttttcccCTCTCTTGCTGCTTTGTTATTCAAGGATCCGTAGAGAGTATGCCTATTAGAAGTAAAACTATGTCAAAATGTGTGCTTTTTTTcactagtttctttttttttcctttgtcgtGTGATGCTCAGATGGATCTAGATTCTACTCATCAGTATATTGTCCATCAACGAACTAGAACTTTGGGTGTTTTAGCTGTTGTGTTGGCAATTATTCACTGGCGATGTCGTATAAGAAATAGACGACATCCAAGGAAGTATGGTCCATTGGTGGATAGAGATTTGGTCAGGAAAACAAGATTAGATGATTTGTACAATGGGAGTGATACAACTTGCATCAGTCAGCTTCGGATGAGGAAAGAAGTGTTCTGGAAACTTGCCTCCAAATTACGTGATAATGGCCTACTATGTGACACAATCCATGTCTCAGTGGAAGAACAATTAGCTATGTTCCTGCACACAGTTGGCCACAATTTAAGAAATCGTGTGATTGGATTCTATGTCATAAGATCCAGTGAGACAGTGAGCCGGTACTTCAATGAGGTGTTGAAAGCTTTATGTTGTCTTGCTAAAGATATGATACAAATTAGGTCAATAGAGACCCATTCAAAGATAGTTAGTAATCCTGGTAGATTCTACCCATATTTTGAGGTATCTCACGTGAAATATACTTATTCAACATTCTAATTAATGTAACCACTTTATGTTTGTATAGTAATAATTTCTTCTAACTTAGGATTGCATCGGGGCATTGGATGGCACACACATCCCTGCATTTGTCCCAGAGAATATAGTTAACAGGTTTAGAGGTCGCAAGTCCTATCCAACTCAGAATGTTCTTGCTGCGGTTGACTTTGATTTGAGGTTTACCTATGTTCTTGTTGGATGGGAGGGTTCCGCACATGACTCAGTGGTTCTCAAGGCTGCTCTTAGAAGATCAAGTGGAATTCAAATACCTGAAGGTGTGCATGAAGCTTTAGTATTTTCAGGTGCACAATATTTTGTGACAAGGCAATAAAACCATTCATCTTCTGTTGTAGGCAAATACTATTTAGCTGATGCAGGGTATGCAGCAAGACCTGGTATACTACCACCATTTAGGGGTGTTCGATACCACCTGAAAGAGTACGAAGGCGGGAAATCACCAGAAACACCTCAAGAATTATTCAATCTTCGACATTCCTCCCTTCGCACATCTGTTGAGAGAGCATTTGGAACCTTAAAAAACCGTTTCAAAGTTCTTGCTAGCAAGCCTTTCTTTCCATATAAAGTCCAAGTGAAGATAGTAATAGCGTGTTGTGTACTGCATAATTGGATCCTTGATAATGGTCCTGATAACATCATATATGATGAAGCTCGTTGGTATAGTAAGCTACCTAGATCAGCTAGAGTAGCGACAGATTATGGCGAGGAGCACCAACAGTGGATAGAATTTCGAGAAAATCTAGCTAATATTATGTGGGAGGAACATTAACAGTGGTGTTGTATGGCATGGATATTGTTCTATGACTGTTAGCTATTTCTAATGAATTCTTCTTTCAGCTCTTCATATTATAGCATTTTCTACTTTATGTTTTTTTGTTGGATGCCATTATTACCTACTGTGCATTGCTTTGTAGTTCATAACATGGATATAGGAGGAAGCAACAAACATGGCAAGGGAAAAAGTAAGGCACGCAAAGGAGTTGGGGGATCAGGTGTGAGGTCAAAACCCATAAATTGGCCACCAGCATTCTCTGAATTTCTTCTTGACTGTTACATTGAAAAGAAGTTAGAGTTGCCACCAAAGGGAGTGATCAAGAAGATGCATCACACTGCTTGCACATCAGCTATTAATGCAAAGTATGGCAGTACTTACAATGTTGATCAGGTTCAACGACACTATAGGCACCATAAAGAGACTTGGGCACTTGTAGCTCGCCATCTAAATGAGAGTAGTGGTGGCTGGGATGAGACAAACAAAATGTTGTCTCTCTCCCAATCTACCTTGGATAGCCTATCGGTAATCTCTTGTTGTTTTGAATACATGATATATTTGTTAAATAGATTTTCtattattgatgactttttcttGGCAGATTAATGACCGTGGAATTCTTTCAAAGCCTATTCAGTTCTTCGATAAGCTGCAAGAGTTGTTTAGTGGTTCCTCGGCTGATGGAGCGTTTATGGAAGATCCTTCAAGTGTTGCTGATTTTGATGATGAAGCTGATGAACTTGATACTTTCAATGATATGTCAACCTATGCTGAAACAAAATATCCACAAGGGGAAGACTCGGACAAATTAGAGGCAGACAGTGATGATTGCAAGGAGGTGGCAGCCCTTAATGCAGCAACTGCAGCCCTTAATGCAGCAACTAGTCAAGTTTCATCTTCTCATACCAGTGGTCTGAAGCCAAACAAGAAGAGTTTCAAAAAGTGTGGGAAGCCAAAGACCTTGCCTCAATCACATAATGATAAGGGTAAGCTTAAGGCAAAGTCATCATCTGGAttgcatgatgatgatgatattgaTGTGCTGATCACTAGTACCTTGGTTGGAATCAAAGATAACCTTGCCAAACCAATACAGACTGCAGCCCCTCAAGATCCAAATGCCCCTCTATGGGACATGCTCAAGAAGATTGCCTTAGAACCTGAAGATAAGATGAGAGTTGGACTACACCTTTGCAAGCCAGAATTTCAAGCTCATCGCAGTTTTCTTATTAGCATGGGTCAAGAATATCTTGAACGTTGGGTTTACAAGTTCTTATCTGGTGATGATACAGGCCTCTAGTGAGCTATAGGTGCATATTGGTTGCAAAAGCTAATCGTGGTTGATGAGGGTCTATATTTTGCTGCACCCTTTTGGTCATGCAATTGCCGCactatatatgtgtttagacaATTGCTAAATATTAACATAGATACTATGATGATGCATGCTATGACATGCTAATCTGCTAGTAGTGTTGCTTTCTAACTTTTGGACAAGTTGATAACCCTAGCTTTGTGGCCCTTTTCTTTTGTCTTGTTTAACTCGTGGCATTACTGGCTAGAACTGATCTGTATGATGGCTGAAACTTGATGTTAAATATATTCACTATTTCCCTGTTGCCATTTGCATGTTTAACAATATGTGATGCTTTTATCATTAGGAAATGGAAGATCGTTTGACAATTGTTTGGCAAAATCTTGGTAGAGGGTACTCTCACCATCTACATAGTATACGGTGAGTGTATGCTCAGGCAGAATATAAGCCAAACACTGCCTGACCCTTATGTCCACTCAGGCATGTTCTCAGGGCTTCAACCAAACACCTCCTTAAATTTGTGTCATGCCTGGACAGGTACTTTCTGCAAGCAAGCTCAGGCAGCCCTCAGGCATGGAAAATACTTAGGCAGGTTGCTcagggtagcaaccaaacatgccctaaatGCACCAATTCCTCCGCTACTTGGTGACCCTCGGCCACCAACTTCTTCCCGGTGAGTTTCCTAAAGGCATTGAGTAGATCTCCTTCCTTCACTCCTTCTTCAGAATGTGAGTGATCGGTGTGAATTTTTGGTCCATCGATGGGCCTTGTGATCTGTGTTAGTTAATTTTGGCGAGATGGGCGTCGCCGCGTCGGATTGTGTTTGTTGTtgttttgaattgttaaaaGCCGGAGATCCCAAACAGAAAAATGCATGTAATTCCTTTTGTTTTCTCCCAAATCACAATCTGCAGTGGTCTGGCGAAACTGCACTGGTAGATACTCAGTTCCGCCAGTGTACAGTTTGCAGAAGAATTGTCTGAATTTCCGCAAAGTCGTAGTTGTTATGAGCCAAGCCGTATATTACACAACTAGAAATAGAAGATCATATGTGAACTCAAGTCACAACTAGAAATAAAATGCTATACATCATGCCATGTGAACTCaagataatactccctccgtaaaaaaaaacaaaagaaaaggataatATCTCTTTTATTTTATCTTACAGGAGTTGCAGTCATGACCAAAGTTTGTCACCAATCAACATTCAACAACGTCTTAGTGGCACGCCACGTACAACTCAATCTTTTTCTTCAACCTTCACCGTACAGATCACCCGTTCTTGTCATCTCTGTTACCACTCCTAATATAAACTGAGCATTGTGCTAAACTATATCTGAAATGCGGTTGAACAGAGAATTTCGAGGGGATGAAACAGTAGTGTTATGCCGCCCGTGTTCACGAGGTGGCCCTGCACAATTGCACAGGTTCAGGCTAACACTGGAGCAATAAAGCTTCAAAACCCTCTTCGTCATTTGATATGGCTGTCCTATGTAAGTTGCTGTGCTATTATGTTCATCAATCATCAGGTTGCCTCTTGCTAGTTAGACTGTTAGAGACTTAGAGGACCTTCGATCACTGCACTTTTACTTTTGCATTGCCTGCTTTATGGCAAATCAACTATAGTATTTGTTGAGAACTACACGTAGCAGCAGCTAATTAATCACTTGGTCTAAAAAAAGCAACGCAGGAATCTAATGTAGTAACATTTCTTAGTAACCATGTGTGACATTTTTACAAGTCTAGTGACTAATTCATGCCAAACATGATTAATTTCCGGAGTATACATCATCAAATTGTGATGTTACAGACTAAATATATCTCTCAGCATATCAAATTTTGCTTTGATTTTGTGACTAGTGATACTAAGCAAAATGGAATGTCACCACAAGTACAATTCATTTTGTCTCTCGAGCATATATAAATGCATATTTGCATGTTCCTTTCCATCTCCacacttcagagttcagactaaCACAGCCCATGGTTGTAGGCAACTTGGCATCGATCTCGGAGGAGCAGTGCCAATGTCGGCCATGTCGGCGCCCTGCGAGCATCAAAGCTGTCGTCCTCCCGCAGCGCAATCACGTCCTGGTCGGCGGCTGGGTGGTCTCCAGGAAGAAGCGGGTCGGCATccacgcgcggcggcgccaccgcgcgTACCGCTGGAACAGGCTGCGCCCGCATTCCGCGGACAGCTTGGGCACCAGAgcccagccgcccgcgccgccggcttcctCGACGTAGCCCTGCTCCGACATCCACGACCGGAACGGCGCCTTCTGGTGCAGCGCGCAGCGGGGGCCGCCACGCGGGAGGAGCTCCCGGCACAGGCACCACAGGATCGTGCCCCCGTGCGACGGGTCCGGCGGGAAGAACCGCCGGTTCAGGATGCGCTCCGCCACCTTCttgtgcgacggcggcggcgtagtcTGGAACACCGCgtcctcggcctcctcttctcggggaggtgacggcggcggtggcgccttCCTCTTCTTGCTGTGGCGCGGTGCATCGGCGAcaagtggtggcggcggcgtctggaCCTCCACATTctcggccgctgccgccttgcCATTCTCGCCGCGCGCCTTTTTGCTGGGGCGCGGTGCATCGGGCACCTGCTCGGCGGGCGCCGTCTCCTTCACCTCGCCATGGGAGAGCAGGTGCGCCTTCTCGGCTTCGTACTCGAGCATCAGAACCCGGACTTCCTCCTCGGTGAAGAGCAGCTCGGTGAGGTCGCAGCCGTACTCTTCGAAGAACTTCTCGTTGAACTCGTCCATGGagagcgccggcggcgacgtggcggcggtggcaccaGACGGAAGCGACGGAGGGGATGAAGCGGCGTGGCAGGACGCCGGCCGGCAGatcggcggcggaagcggcgcgTCGAGGACGCCCACGGCCATCGCTGTGCTGTCCCGCGACCCGCCGGCGGCTGATGAGTCGCGCCGGCGCGTAGGTTCGCCCGCGACGAGGCAGTCGGTGTCGGGAGGTGGCGCCCTGGACGAAGTATATCGACGCGGACAAGTGGAAGTGAAGTTAGAGTCGGATTCGGTAAACGCGGTTTCCGCCGCTGTGATAATCCGACACGGCGACGGATCACGAAGCACGTACACACTAGGTAGGAGTAAAAAGTAGAGTGcttaaaaatagttaatatgatttttttaaaacaatatttttatagatattttttgaaaaacaacATTTAACAGCTTAAAAAGCCATCAGAGAAAAACGAGAAAGATAGAGTTGAGAAAGTAGAttaaagaaaggaagaaaaaacaaacgaGAAAGATAGAGTTGGGAAAGTACATTaaagaaaggaaggaaaaacTCCGAATTCTACGCCTAAACTATAGTGAAAATACAAATTACCCTATAAACCATAAGAATTACACTTaatccacaaaaccagacatccTTTCCCTCAGTTTTTCATATcgaacgaattaccccctgactCGCTCTGTAAGGTTTTGGTCCTATGTGGTGTACACGTGTTAGTCCAgtcaataaaaaaatcaaaaagcaGTGAGGCCCATTTTGATTTATGggtttaaaccttttaaaaaagaataaaaaaacatatctGGCATGAGGGCCTCTCGCTTTTAAAGTGTTTTTATGCATCACGTAGAACTAAAACCACTCAAGAGCGAGtcaaggggggtaattcatccagTATAAAAAATTGAGGGTGAAAGATGTCTGGTTTCGTGATTAAGGGGATAATTTGTATTGCAACTGTATGCATGGGGTAATTTAGACTTTTTCCATTAAAGAACACAACCTTATACCTTTTCCTAACTTCTACTCTATCCTTTTCCACACGCACGTTTTAAAGAAAACACTATTTAGTAGTTTCGGCAGCCACACGAGGAAAACGAGGGAGGTGGAGTTGGGAAAGTAGATTAAAGAAAGGAAAAACTCCGAATTACACCTCTAAACTATAGCGATAGTACAAATTACCCCATAAACCACAAAAACCAGACATCCTTCACTCTcaactttttcaaaaaaaaatcaatataaaagttgcttcaaaaatcatattcatccatgtttttaagttttttaagctaatactccGTTTGTTTTAtactataagtcattttgactatttttagtcaaactttcttaaatttaaccaaatttataaaataaatatagcaACATATATGGCACCAAATTAGTATAATTAAAACTATcatttaatatattatatttttgttttgtattgaaaatattactatattttctataaacttaattatttatttaaaaaaactagaaaaaaagacaagacgacttataatatgaaacatagtGAGTATTTAATCGTTCACGTGCTGATCCATCATTTCGTTTTACGTACTAGGGGAACCTTTGAAAAGAACCTAGCTTTGAGTCAAGGAGACTAGTGGTGACTAGACGTACATACGGTCACGACCTCTTGAGGCCACTATGAACCAATGGCACTCCCAAATCCCAAATAGTCCATACACAAATAAGGCTTATTTATAAGGAGTGGTTGGTAAAATTTCTTACCTTGGGGATATCTGAGGCTCCATATTCTTGGGCACTCTGAGATTTATTTTCCGATTGGCTCTAGTGCTTAACGATGATGAAGAAGGTGAGATAGAATTGCTCTTCTCTAACTAGATAATTGGACTAATTGTTGCTTTGTTGTAGCGGTAGGAGATGACGTTGTAAGCAGAGTAGTGGCTCGTGGAGGAAGATGATGTGGGGAAGGCGAATCACGAGCGAGACAAGTGTCAATGAGGTGGTGAATACATGATGAAAAGATGGACGCTGTTGCGGCGACAATGGCAATGGAGTGTAGGGTTGGTGATGTGAAGTGGGGAATATATACATGAGAGTTGATGGTGCGAGTATAGATAACATGTCCATTATTGGCAGTGAGTAAATGTTGCCTCTAGGATGCATTCACACATGTAAGCCTACCCACGTGTACAACATTTATTGTAAAGATTTCATCGattatctttttaaaaataattttatctgTTTGCAAGCTAGCCTAATATGTTGCGCGAGAGATTATGGTACATATGAACCATTCAATGCCCCGCTGCTCGCTGTTGTCCGTCTGCAAGTGCAACGGTAAGAATGGTGGTTGGATTTGGTGGCAAGGAGTTCCGTGTTACCGGGGCTAAAGGGGTAGCGGCGAGGATGGTGGATCCATCCAAGGCGGCCACACGAAGAATAGCGAGGATGGCGAATTCAATTGGGGGCAGGGGTCGAGGAAGAGGTGGAGATGGAGGCGGTGGCAGTTGGTGAGGTTGAGAGGAAAAAGTATAGCAAAGGGGGGAATCGATGGCGGTGGCAGTCGATCAGATCTAGTGACAAAGAACCCGTAGCAACCGAATCCAAGCCAAATATAGCCGAACAGTGGAGAGACAACGATAACGGACGTACGGTGATGTGATGGATATGTGAACGTGGCGACTGAATCCAAGTCAGATCTAGCCAGACAGTGAAGAGACAATGATAATGGGTGTACGGTGATAAATATGTGACGGCGGTCACCGAGCGCTGATGATGATAACTATAGTAATCAAGCTAGGCTCAACCCCCGCTCGCCTCCTGCACAAGCTCGTCCCCACGACCGTGGTTAGTGTGGTATCCTCATCTTGGAGACTGCCTCCGTCCACCGCCGGACTCACCAGCACACGAATGCACGAGTCCCACATGCCGAAATCAAGCCTCGCGCGAAGACGACCGTGCCAACCTAGTGCGTGCGCGGGCCCCACACCTCCCACCTCTCCGCAGTTGCGCGCATCTTTCCTCCCCCCTATTCCCTTTCCTCGCCTAATTATTTTTTCCCATTTCGCTCACCTGTTCCCCTCCTCCGCCCTCTCCCCAACTCGCCATTTTCCCCGTCTTCCACAGTGACAACCACCACCCCACgctttccccttcctcctcgcgaTCCAGCAGCGGGAGAGATGGATCGGCCGCCGCCGGATCAGCAGCGGCAGAAGCAGGCGCCGCTCTTCTCGCCGTACCAGATGCCCCGCTTCCGCCTCAACCACCGGTGAGCCGCTCGCCGCCCCCCGCCCCCGTGGTCTGGTCTCGCTGCGCTCGGGATTTTCGAGGTCTTCTTTTGCTTACGTTTACGGGGTGTGGTGTGCGTGGACGTGGTGGCAGGGTGGTGCTGGCGCCGATGACGCGGTGCAGGGCGATCGGCGGGGTGCCCGGCCCGGCGCTGGCGGAGTACTACGCGCAGCGGACCACCCAGGGTGGCCTGCTCATCTCCGAGGGCACCGTCGTCTCGCCCGCTGGCCCGGGGTAATCTCGTCGCTTCGCCCTCCTCCCCTTTCCGCGCTTTCACGATCTGTTGGCACATGCTTTGATGCTCCTGCGCTCGACTAGTTTTATTGCTGCTAATATTATCTAAAGAAAAGTTTACTGCTAAATCTGGCAGGAGTGGCATCAGAACAAAATTGTCTTTTTAGGATGATTTGGTACTGGATATTTGGCAGGGTAGTGTTAAGTTTTCATCAAGTGGGGTTGGaatattcttattttttttattagtgggTGGCGGTTATGGCCAACACAAAAGAGTATTAAGCTGTTTGTATTTTTGACATGGGTTTATCTTTCACACAATATTTTGGATGGGCAGTACAAAATGCCAAATTAGATTCCTCCTCTTAACCCTGTCTCAAGAGGAGTTGTTGGAGCATGCTACATAGGATGCTATGATGAATGGCCTTATGGTCTTAGATAGTGAGATCAAAATTGTAAGTAAATTTGGGAGAGATGCACTGAGTTCACAAGTAATGTTAGTGTCCGCCGCTGCAAACTTAAGACATATCCTAGACACATTCCTGAAAAGTAAAATAAGATATCCCTCACTGTCTATGATATATTGTCACGCTCTATATGTTTGGAGTTATGTAGACAGTCTTCTGATACCCGGTACTGATGAACTTGTTGCAAGTTTATGTCACTTCTGTACTGTCATGTCATAACTCAGAATATGCATATTAAGTAGCGAATGTTGTTATTGAAGGTTTCCTCATGTCCCTGGGATATACAATCAAGAGCAGACTGATGCATGGAAGAAGGTGGTGGATGCTGTTCATGCCAAGGGAGGCATCTTTTTCTGCCAGTTATGGCATGTAGGCAGAGCTTCTCACCAAGGTATGTTCATAGCTTCATAGTATGTTAGAATGATAAAGCAGTTCCACTAAATTAAATTACCAAAAGTTGTACTAGCTATATATCATTGTCCTGTGCCTTGGTAATTTTAGTACTGTCTCCTTTGATTTTTATAAGGTGTATTTTAATTTCAAAAAGTCTTCAAGATAGATCTTTGACCATTGATTTCTGATAGACTGTATCCTTTACAGCTATAAAACGCGTACT encodes:
- the LOC136357540 gene encoding protein ALP1-like; the protein is MPIRSKTMSKCVLFFTSFFFFPLSCDAQMDLDSTHQYIVHQRTRTLGVLAVVLAIIHWRCRIRNRRHPRKYGPLVDRDLVRKTRLDDLYNGSDTTCISQLRMRKEVFWKLASKLRDNGLLCDTIHVSVEEQLAMFLHTVGHNLRNRVIGFYVIRSSETVSRYFNEVLKALCCLAKDMIQIRSIETHSKIVSNPGRFYPYFEDCIGALDGTHIPAFVPENIVNRFRGRKSYPTQNVLAAVDFDLRFTYVLVGWEGSAHDSVVLKAALRRSSGIQIPEGKYYLADAGYAARPGILPPFRGVRYHLKEYEGGKSPETPQELFNLRHSSLRTSVERAFGTLKNRFKVLASKPFFPYKVQVKIVIACCVLHNWILDNGPDNIIYDEARWYSKLPRSARVATDYGEEHQQWIEFRENLANIMWEEH
- the LOC4345761 gene encoding uncharacterized protein isoform X1, yielding MNSSFSSSYYSIFYFMFFCWMPLLPTVHCFVVHNMDIGGSNKHGKGKSKARKGVGGSGVRSKPINWPPAFSEFLLDCYIEKKLELPPKGVIKKMHHTACTSAINAKYGSTYNVDQVQRHYRHHKETWALVARHLNESSGGWDETNKMLSLSQSTLDSLSINDRGILSKPIQFFDKLQELFSGSSADGAFMEDPSSVADFDDEADELDTFNDMSTYAETKYPQGEDSDKLEADSDDCKEVAALNAATAALNAATSQVSSSHTSGLKPNKKSFKKCGKPKTLPQSHNDKGKLKAKSSSGLHDDDDIDVLITSTLVGIKDNLAKPIQTAAPQDPNAPLWDMLKKIALEPEDKMRVGLHLCKPEFQAHRSFLISMGQEYLERWVYKFLSGDDTGL
- the LOC4345761 gene encoding uncharacterized protein isoform X2; this encodes MDIGGSNKHGKGKSKARKGVGGSGVRSKPINWPPAFSEFLLDCYIEKKLELPPKGVIKKMHHTACTSAINAKYGSTYNVDQVQRHYRHHKETWALVARHLNESSGGWDETNKMLSLSQSTLDSLSINDRGILSKPIQFFDKLQELFSGSSADGAFMEDPSSVADFDDEADELDTFNDMSTYAETKYPQGEDSDKLEADSDDCKEVAALNAATAALNAATSQVSSSHTSGLKPNKKSFKKCGKPKTLPQSHNDKGKLKAKSSSGLHDDDDIDVLITSTLVGIKDNLAKPIQTAAPQDPNAPLWDMLKKIALEPEDKMRVGLHLCKPEFQAHRSFLISMGQEYLERWVYKFLSGDDTGL